The following are encoded in a window of Mycobacteroides chelonae CCUG 47445 genomic DNA:
- a CDS encoding TetR/AcrR family transcriptional regulator, which produces MARPSIGRQQLIDAARDELVRGNGVMDLSGLTRRARLTTGALYHHFGSKSGLLAVIYDEFYEGLVHAIADAHLAMDTDWHVHELERTRRFVDYHVADPLAPILLNRAALDPQLAELEATYLQRISHNAAKNIRRGQKLGQLPADIEPDSAGAFIIGGIRYGIAQQLRLTPLPAPGQITDRLWRLISAALGAD; this is translated from the coding sequence GTGGCACGCCCCTCAATCGGACGTCAACAGCTCATCGACGCTGCCCGTGACGAACTTGTCCGCGGCAACGGGGTGATGGATCTCAGCGGATTGACCCGCCGAGCCAGACTCACCACCGGCGCTCTCTACCATCACTTCGGATCAAAAAGCGGCCTGCTCGCCGTCATTTATGACGAGTTCTACGAGGGTCTCGTCCACGCGATCGCCGACGCGCATCTGGCCATGGACACCGACTGGCATGTTCATGAACTGGAGCGCACCCGTCGCTTCGTCGACTATCACGTCGCCGATCCGCTGGCGCCGATCCTGCTCAACCGCGCCGCACTGGATCCCCAGCTGGCCGAGCTGGAAGCGACCTACCTGCAACGCATTAGCCACAACGCCGCCAAGAACATCCGTCGCGGTCAGAAACTGGGTCAGTTGCCCGCAGACATCGAACCCGACAGCGCGGGAGCCTTCATCATCGGCGGAATTCGGTACGGGATCGCGCAACAGCTCCGCCTGACCCCACTCCCCGCACCCGGGCAGATCACCGACCGACTGTGGCGCCTCATCTCCGCAGCCCTGGGAGCCGACTGA
- a CDS encoding phytanoyl-CoA dioxygenase family protein, whose product MSAEVSSLVDLNGDLAGTHRRTTSSGQDIDPAVAEADLAAMRRDGYVILPDLLTADELVQIRDAVAPLLNLHGRNGFEGHTTQRVYSVLNKTRACDRIADHPRVLALLDRLFLPNYLLSMLQVINILPGEQAQMLHTDDGFYPIPRPRAGLGAATIWAIDDFTADNGATDIVAGSHLWGDRRPQEAEREPVVMKAGSCVFFPGTLWHGGGANRSGAARLALTAQYCEPWLRPQEAFTLSMTRDTVRAVSEDIRRMLGYSIHPPFIGQVDGMHPKRLLEPGAPSL is encoded by the coding sequence ATGAGCGCGGAAGTGTCATCGTTGGTGGATTTGAACGGCGACCTGGCCGGGACTCACCGACGGACCACCAGTAGCGGCCAGGACATCGATCCTGCTGTCGCTGAGGCGGACTTGGCGGCGATGCGCCGCGACGGCTACGTGATCTTGCCGGATCTGCTGACCGCTGATGAGTTGGTCCAGATTCGGGATGCCGTTGCGCCCCTGCTGAATCTGCATGGCCGGAACGGGTTCGAAGGACATACCACTCAGCGGGTGTACAGCGTGCTGAACAAGACACGTGCGTGTGACCGGATTGCGGATCACCCACGCGTCCTGGCGCTCCTGGATCGGCTTTTCCTGCCGAACTATCTGCTGTCGATGTTGCAGGTCATCAACATCCTGCCCGGCGAGCAAGCTCAGATGCTGCACACCGACGACGGCTTCTATCCCATTCCGCGTCCCCGTGCCGGTTTGGGCGCCGCGACGATCTGGGCGATAGATGATTTCACCGCCGACAACGGCGCCACCGATATCGTTGCGGGCAGCCATCTTTGGGGCGATCGCCGGCCACAAGAAGCCGAGCGTGAACCCGTGGTGATGAAGGCGGGTTCCTGTGTGTTCTTCCCTGGCACGCTCTGGCATGGCGGCGGTGCGAACCGATCTGGTGCCGCACGGCTGGCGCTGACCGCTCAATACTGTGAGCCGTGGCTGCGCCCGCAGGAGGCGTTCACCTTGTCGATGACTCGGGACACCGTTCGCGCCGTATCGGAGGACATTCGCCGGATGCTCGGATACAGCATTCACCCGCCGTTTATCGGTCAGGTCGACGGTATGCATCCCAAGCGGCTGCTGGAGCCGGGCGCCCCCTCGCTCTAG
- a CDS encoding polysaccharide deacetylase family protein: MFDRRRFLTLLAGAAAVGAAVVESVSAAADPGTSAGAGSGGLTRVPLPGGGALTALPARTDGQRLLALTLDDGTDANVIAAYTQLARDTGIRLTYFVNGVNAGWTQNAQLLRPLVDSGQIQLGNHTWSHPDLTTLTAAQIDDQLTRNTKFLTNTYGVNPAPFFRPPYGKHNTATDSVAQGLGYGPPVLWYGSLSDSGVVTPQYIVDMARKYFNPQAIVIGHLNHPPVTTVYHQLLDVIGERQLRTVTLNDVYQH, translated from the coding sequence GTGTTCGACCGTCGCCGGTTTCTCACACTGTTGGCCGGAGCTGCCGCAGTGGGTGCCGCTGTCGTCGAATCCGTCTCCGCGGCTGCCGACCCCGGCACCTCAGCGGGAGCCGGCAGCGGAGGACTGACGCGGGTGCCGTTGCCCGGGGGCGGTGCCTTGACCGCACTGCCCGCGCGCACCGACGGTCAGCGATTGCTCGCGTTGACCCTTGACGACGGCACCGATGCGAATGTGATCGCCGCCTATACCCAACTGGCGCGTGACACCGGAATCCGCTTGACCTACTTCGTCAATGGGGTGAACGCGGGATGGACGCAGAATGCCCAGCTGCTGCGTCCACTCGTCGACAGCGGGCAGATTCAGCTGGGCAATCACACCTGGTCTCACCCAGACCTCACGACACTGACCGCCGCGCAGATCGATGACCAGTTGACGCGCAACACCAAGTTCCTGACCAACACCTACGGGGTCAACCCGGCGCCGTTCTTCCGGCCGCCGTACGGAAAGCACAACACCGCAACCGATTCGGTCGCTCAGGGGCTCGGCTACGGACCGCCGGTGCTGTGGTACGGCTCGTTGTCAGACTCTGGTGTCGTCACGCCGCAGTACATCGTGGACATGGCCCGCAAGTACTTCAACCCGCAGGCCATCGTCATCGGCCACCTCAACCACCCCCCGGTGACCACCGTTTACCACCAGTTGCTCGACGTCATCGGGGAACGGCAGCTGCGCACCGTGACACTCAACGACGTCTATCAGCACTAG
- a CDS encoding DUF2127 domain-containing protein, with protein sequence MINFALRSCGLRGHATFAPDEQPLRERLWVETPVGEAWRCLRCETFVVGAPRYRGPADTAPEIPRGRLLRDRTLMRILAVERVFRGLVFVLLAVGVVKVRGSREHLQQVFERELPLIRPLANQIGWNPDNSKIIRHIGEAFALSSSTLMWVAVGLGAYAAIEFIEAFGLWLMKRWGEYFAVIATSIFLPLEIYELIEKQTVLRVLALLVNIVAVVWLLWSKRLFGLNGGGKAYEEEHRAESLLSVERATLAENLHEH encoded by the coding sequence GTGATCAACTTTGCTCTGCGCTCGTGCGGTCTGCGAGGACACGCGACATTCGCTCCGGACGAGCAGCCGCTGCGGGAACGGCTGTGGGTCGAGACACCGGTCGGGGAGGCGTGGCGCTGTCTGCGCTGCGAGACCTTTGTGGTGGGCGCGCCGCGCTACCGCGGACCGGCCGATACCGCACCGGAGATTCCGCGCGGACGGCTGCTGCGCGACCGGACCTTGATGCGGATACTCGCGGTCGAGCGTGTGTTCCGCGGGCTGGTGTTCGTCTTGCTGGCGGTGGGCGTGGTGAAGGTCCGCGGATCGCGCGAACATCTCCAACAGGTTTTCGAGCGAGAGCTTCCGCTGATCCGGCCGCTGGCCAACCAGATCGGCTGGAACCCGGACAATTCCAAGATCATTCGTCATATCGGCGAGGCATTCGCGCTGTCGTCGTCGACGTTGATGTGGGTGGCGGTGGGTTTGGGGGCCTACGCCGCGATTGAGTTCATCGAGGCATTCGGTCTGTGGCTGATGAAGCGCTGGGGCGAATATTTCGCCGTCATCGCGACAAGCATCTTCTTGCCGCTGGAGATCTACGAGCTGATTGAAAAGCAAACCGTTCTCCGGGTTTTGGCGCTATTGGTCAACATCGTGGCCGTGGTGTGGCTGCTGTGGAGCAAGCGGCTATTCGGGCTCAACGGTGGCGGCAAGGCGTACGAGGAGGAACATCGCGCCGAGAGTCTGCTGAGTGTCGAACGGGCCACGCTGGCGGAGAACCTGCACGAGCATTGA
- a CDS encoding FAD-dependent oxidoreductase, translating into MTQVLQTQVCVAGGGPAGLVHALLLARAGINVVVLEKHADFLRDFRGDTVHPTTMRIIDDLGFIDDFLRLPHQKVDHIAFDGDGRLRTFGDFRALKWLGYKQPYIAFMPQWDFLDFLAEKAEQYPEFTLIRNAEVTGLIIEGERVAGVRTPDLEVHAELVIAADGRTSAVRAASGLDTANESSPMDVLWFRLNRRPGDPDETFAVLRRGLLLAMIHRGDYWQVAHLMPKGAGPQNGTLDAFKERLITARPQLREHVNDLHSWEDTSHLDVRVDRLKTWWRPGLLCIGDAAHAMSPAGGVGINLAVADAVAAANILVGPLRRGRVTDEDLATVQRRRELPTKVVQAFQVFVQDNVIEPVLTGDLSPIKLPFFVGRGPLKFIPPIAVGRGLRPERVHTPDVH; encoded by the coding sequence ATGACGCAAGTTCTGCAGACTCAGGTGTGCGTTGCCGGCGGCGGCCCCGCCGGGCTGGTGCATGCACTCCTGCTGGCGAGGGCGGGGATCAACGTCGTCGTCCTGGAAAAGCACGCCGACTTTCTGCGTGATTTCCGCGGGGATACCGTGCACCCCACCACCATGCGCATCATCGATGATCTCGGGTTCATCGATGATTTTCTGCGGCTGCCACACCAGAAGGTCGATCACATCGCCTTCGATGGCGACGGCAGACTGCGCACCTTCGGTGACTTCCGCGCGCTCAAGTGGTTGGGATACAAACAGCCCTACATCGCATTCATGCCCCAGTGGGACTTCCTGGACTTCCTGGCCGAAAAAGCCGAGCAGTACCCGGAATTCACCCTTATCCGCAACGCGGAAGTCACCGGCTTGATCATCGAGGGTGAGCGCGTGGCCGGGGTACGTACACCGGACCTGGAGGTGCACGCAGAACTGGTCATTGCCGCGGACGGACGCACCTCAGCGGTACGCGCCGCTTCGGGACTGGACACTGCCAACGAGAGTTCGCCGATGGATGTGCTGTGGTTCCGGCTGAACCGGCGACCGGGCGATCCCGATGAGACCTTCGCGGTACTGCGTCGAGGCCTGTTGTTGGCCATGATCCATCGCGGTGACTACTGGCAGGTCGCCCATCTCATGCCCAAGGGGGCGGGACCGCAGAACGGCACTCTCGACGCATTCAAGGAGCGCTTGATCACCGCACGCCCGCAGCTGCGTGAGCACGTGAACGATCTTCACTCCTGGGAGGACACCAGCCATCTGGATGTCCGGGTTGATCGACTCAAGACCTGGTGGCGTCCGGGTCTGCTGTGCATAGGCGATGCCGCGCATGCCATGTCGCCTGCCGGTGGTGTCGGCATCAATCTGGCGGTCGCCGACGCCGTGGCTGCCGCGAACATCCTTGTGGGGCCGCTACGCCGGGGACGCGTCACCGATGAGGACCTCGCCACGGTGCAACGCCGACGTGAGCTCCCGACCAAAGTGGTGCAAGCGTTCCAGGTGTTCGTCCAGGACAACGTGATCGAACCGGTTCTCACCGGCGACCTGTCCCCGATCAAACTGCCGTTCTTCGTGGGACGGGGCCCGCTCAAGTTCATACCCCCGATCGCGGTCGGCAGGGGTTTGCGTCCTGAACGCGTGCACACCCCAGACGTGCACTAG
- a CDS encoding MarR family winged helix-turn-helix transcriptional regulator, with translation MAQQNPDARPDLAALMVPLGRSLIRAELPLLEAHGLSMWAYAVLTALRDNEASSQASLASSIGADRTRIIAVLDDLQDRKLINRQPDPSDRRSNLLSLTAGGRKTVTAVQKAIRENEKRILAGVSPADRDVFLRVLSHLAGLDDSGIDPRR, from the coding sequence GTGGCGCAACAGAATCCAGATGCCCGGCCTGACCTTGCGGCGCTGATGGTTCCGCTCGGACGATCGCTGATACGTGCGGAGTTGCCGCTGCTGGAAGCCCACGGTCTGTCGATGTGGGCGTACGCCGTGCTGACCGCGCTCAGGGACAACGAGGCGAGTAGTCAGGCCAGTCTGGCCAGCTCCATAGGCGCGGACCGTACCCGGATCATTGCCGTGCTTGACGATCTGCAGGATCGGAAGCTGATCAACCGTCAGCCCGATCCCAGCGATCGGCGCAGTAATCTGCTGTCATTGACGGCGGGTGGTCGTAAAACCGTTACCGCAGTGCAGAAAGCGATTCGGGAGAATGAGAAGCGGATCCTGGCTGGTGTTTCCCCGGCAGATCGCGACGTGTTTCTTCGAGTGCTCTCGCACCTGGCGGGGCTTGATGATTCGGGCATCGACCCCAGGCGCTAG
- a CDS encoding flavin-containing monooxygenase, whose amino-acid sequence MAEISEHDLLDVLIVGAGISGINAAVRLSAAGRSFHIVERRERIGGTWDLFRYPGIRSDSDIYTLSFGYHPWHERNTIADGADIRDYLENAARDYGIDGQITFSAKVTGADFRTDTDTWAVRVDTPDGPTTYRSRFLYLCTGYYNYDDGYTPQFPGIADFAGKLIHPQHWPEDLDCSGKEVTVIGSGATAVTLVPSLARAGAKVSMLQRSPSYVYPIDRADRVVGVVRKVLPPNLVQHFARIWLGGFSWIMYHVCRRAPGFAKWFIRRRISKRLPADYPVDVHFKPRYNPWDQRVCADTDGDLFEAISAGGVRMVTDTIESFTPSGIRLGSGEELHADVIITATGLNLQIFGGIALSVDGSPIDSPNRFIYKGYLIEGVPNAAWSVGYTNASWTLRADLSARAVVRLLDYMDRRGYTHAYPDRHGEELEARPFFNLSSGYVSRGGDHMPRSGVKGPWAIRHNYVLDLLAFHRDRMDENMRFGTAKSQAVSSAA is encoded by the coding sequence ATGGCCGAGATCTCGGAGCACGACCTACTTGACGTTCTCATTGTGGGAGCCGGAATATCCGGCATCAATGCCGCCGTCCGATTGAGCGCGGCGGGCCGCAGCTTTCATATCGTCGAGCGCCGGGAACGCATCGGCGGGACCTGGGACCTGTTCCGGTACCCCGGAATCCGATCCGACAGCGATATCTACACACTGAGCTTCGGGTACCACCCCTGGCACGAACGCAATACCATCGCCGACGGCGCCGACATCCGTGACTACCTGGAGAACGCCGCCCGCGATTACGGCATCGACGGCCAGATCACGTTCTCCGCCAAGGTTACTGGGGCCGACTTCCGTACCGATACGGACACCTGGGCGGTGCGGGTCGACACGCCGGACGGACCGACGACCTACCGGTCCCGATTCCTCTACCTGTGCACCGGCTACTACAACTACGACGACGGCTACACCCCCCAATTCCCGGGCATCGCCGATTTCGCCGGAAAGCTGATCCACCCCCAGCACTGGCCTGAAGACCTGGATTGTTCGGGCAAGGAGGTAACGGTTATCGGCAGCGGCGCCACGGCGGTCACGCTGGTGCCCTCATTGGCACGTGCCGGAGCAAAGGTGAGTATGTTGCAACGCTCCCCAAGCTACGTCTACCCCATCGACCGGGCCGATCGCGTCGTCGGTGTGGTTCGAAAAGTGCTTCCGCCCAATCTTGTTCAGCATTTCGCCCGGATCTGGCTGGGCGGGTTCAGCTGGATCATGTACCACGTCTGCCGTAGGGCTCCGGGATTCGCCAAATGGTTCATCAGGCGCCGGATCTCCAAGCGGCTACCTGCCGACTATCCGGTCGACGTTCATTTCAAGCCGCGGTACAACCCGTGGGATCAGCGCGTATGCGCCGACACCGATGGAGATCTCTTCGAGGCGATCAGCGCTGGTGGTGTCCGCATGGTCACTGACACCATCGAGTCCTTCACGCCGTCGGGAATCCGGCTGGGATCAGGTGAGGAACTGCATGCCGACGTCATCATCACGGCGACAGGCCTGAACCTTCAGATTTTCGGGGGCATCGCACTGAGTGTGGACGGCTCCCCCATTGATTCTCCAAATCGGTTCATCTACAAGGGATACCTGATCGAAGGGGTACCGAACGCCGCATGGAGCGTCGGTTACACCAACGCGTCATGGACGCTGCGCGCCGATCTGAGCGCGCGGGCGGTGGTGCGACTTCTCGACTACATGGACCGCCGTGGTTACACCCATGCGTATCCGGACCGGCATGGCGAGGAGCTCGAAGCTCGACCGTTCTTCAACCTGTCATCGGGCTATGTGAGTCGCGGCGGTGACCACATGCCACGTTCCGGCGTGAAGGGCCCCTGGGCCATCCGGCACAACTATGTGCTGGATCTTCTTGCGTTCCACCGTGATCGAATGGACGAGAACATGCGCTTCGGTACCGCGAAGTCACAGGCCGTTTCCTCGGCCGCCTAG
- a CDS encoding PrsW family intramembrane metalloprotease: MVSYAPAPAPMPPIPGFPQRIKKVGAPIGVIIALALVTGLILAGLLLSNPVGAMIGLVLSSIAIGVVVLCYLWLDRWEPEPSRLLVLAFTWGASLSVVVSIILELAFGSVFDPEGGTTFAAIAIRAPFIEEAAKGAFLLLMLTGRRRHELNSLTDCLVYAGITAAGFAWLEDIAYIGSGNTVGESVITAILRLGLGPFAHSLFTTMTGIGIYYSLRQRSALAKFLCIGAGYLAAVLMHGLWNGSSFLGFQGYLAVYALWMVPIFVLMIVVGVRSRRKEQHVVAEKLPGMVAAGLVTPNEATWLGSIKDRKHAIAEARRIGGGPSGAAVKNFAAQVVELAFVRDRIERGSRDPRDIALQTEEAYAVMAARAAAPVLQALSGYRAPATG, translated from the coding sequence GTGGTGTCCTACGCGCCCGCACCCGCACCTATGCCACCCATCCCGGGATTTCCCCAGCGCATCAAAAAAGTCGGCGCACCGATCGGGGTCATCATCGCCCTGGCGCTGGTGACGGGATTGATTCTGGCCGGCCTGCTTCTCTCCAACCCCGTCGGCGCGATGATCGGATTGGTCCTGTCGAGCATCGCGATCGGGGTCGTCGTCCTCTGCTACCTCTGGCTGGACCGATGGGAACCGGAACCCTCCAGGCTCCTTGTACTGGCCTTCACCTGGGGTGCGTCCCTATCCGTCGTCGTCTCGATCATCCTCGAACTGGCCTTTGGGTCCGTTTTCGATCCCGAGGGCGGCACGACCTTCGCGGCGATAGCGATCCGTGCGCCCTTCATCGAAGAAGCTGCCAAGGGCGCCTTTCTGCTTCTGATGTTGACCGGCCGGCGCCGCCACGAACTCAACTCGCTCACCGATTGCCTCGTCTACGCGGGCATCACCGCCGCCGGATTCGCATGGCTCGAAGACATCGCCTACATCGGCAGTGGCAACACTGTCGGCGAGTCAGTAATTACCGCGATCCTGCGGCTGGGACTGGGCCCCTTCGCCCACTCCTTGTTCACCACCATGACGGGTATCGGCATCTACTACTCGCTGCGGCAACGCAGTGCCCTCGCCAAATTCCTGTGCATAGGTGCGGGGTACCTCGCGGCCGTCCTCATGCACGGACTGTGGAATGGCTCGTCATTCCTCGGATTCCAGGGCTACCTCGCGGTGTACGCGCTGTGGATGGTCCCCATTTTTGTGCTGATGATCGTGGTGGGGGTGCGCAGCCGACGCAAGGAACAGCATGTCGTCGCCGAGAAATTGCCGGGGATGGTGGCCGCCGGACTGGTCACCCCCAACGAGGCCACCTGGCTGGGTTCGATCAAGGATCGCAAGCACGCCATCGCCGAAGCCAGACGGATCGGCGGTGGTCCCAGTGGTGCCGCGGTGAAGAACTTCGCGGCACAGGTCGTCGAGCTGGCGTTCGTACGCGACCGCATAGAACGAGGCTCTCGCGACCCGCGCGATATCGCCCTGCAGACCGAAGAGGCGTACGCGGTCATGGCCGCCCGGGCCGCCGCTCCGGTCTTGCAAGCACTCTCGGGGTATCGCGCACCTGCCACGGGGTAG
- the rpsA gene encoding 30S ribosomal protein S1, giving the protein MPSPTVTSPQVAVNDIGSAEDFLAAIDKTIKYFNDGDIVEGTIVKVDRDEVLLDIGYKTEGVIPSRELSIKHDVDPNEVVSVGDEVEALVLTKEDKEGRLILSKKRAQYERAWGTIEELKEKDEAVKGTVIEVVKGGLILDIGLRGFLPASLVEMRRVRDLQPYIGKEIEAKIIELDRNRNNVVLSRRAWLEQTQSEVRSEFLNQLTKGAIRKGVVSSIVNFGAFVDLGGVDGLVHVSELSWKHIDHPSEVVQVGDEVTVEVLDVDMDRERVSLSLKATQEDPWRHFARTHAIGQIVPGKVTKLVPFGAFVRVEEGIEGLVHISELSERHVEVPDQVVGVGDDAMVKVIDIDLERRRISLSLKQANEDYTEEFDPSKYGMADSYDEAGNYIFPEGFDSETNEWLEGFDKQREEWEARYAEAERRHKMHTIQMEKSAAAAEAEAAAASSNGSSRSDDSASQGGSLANDEQLAALREKLAGNA; this is encoded by the coding sequence ATGCCAAGTCCCACCGTGACCTCGCCGCAAGTAGCCGTCAATGACATCGGCTCGGCCGAGGATTTTCTCGCCGCTATCGACAAGACGATCAAGTACTTCAACGATGGCGACATCGTCGAAGGGACCATCGTCAAGGTTGACCGCGACGAAGTTCTTCTTGACATCGGTTACAAGACCGAAGGTGTCATCCCGTCCCGCGAACTGTCGATTAAGCACGATGTCGACCCCAACGAGGTCGTTTCCGTGGGCGACGAGGTCGAGGCCCTGGTCCTCACCAAGGAGGACAAGGAAGGCCGTCTGATCCTGTCCAAGAAGCGCGCTCAGTACGAGCGGGCCTGGGGCACGATCGAAGAGCTCAAGGAGAAGGACGAGGCCGTCAAGGGCACCGTCATCGAGGTCGTCAAGGGCGGCCTGATCCTCGACATCGGCCTGCGCGGCTTCCTGCCCGCATCACTGGTCGAAATGCGTCGTGTCCGCGATCTGCAGCCGTACATCGGCAAGGAGATCGAGGCCAAGATCATCGAGCTCGATCGCAACCGCAACAACGTGGTGCTGAGCCGTCGCGCCTGGCTGGAGCAGACCCAGTCCGAGGTGCGCAGCGAGTTCCTCAACCAGCTCACCAAGGGTGCCATCCGCAAGGGTGTCGTGTCCTCGATCGTCAACTTCGGCGCGTTCGTCGATCTCGGAGGGGTTGACGGCCTGGTTCACGTGTCCGAGCTGTCTTGGAAGCACATCGACCACCCGTCCGAGGTGGTTCAGGTGGGCGACGAGGTCACCGTCGAGGTGCTCGACGTCGATATGGACCGCGAGCGGGTTTCGCTGTCGCTCAAGGCAACTCAGGAAGACCCGTGGCGTCACTTCGCTCGTACCCACGCCATCGGTCAGATCGTGCCCGGCAAGGTCACCAAGCTGGTGCCGTTCGGTGCGTTCGTCCGCGTGGAAGAGGGCATCGAGGGTCTGGTCCACATCTCCGAGCTGTCCGAGCGCCACGTCGAGGTGCCGGATCAGGTCGTGGGTGTCGGTGACGACGCGATGGTCAAGGTCATCGACATCGACCTGGAGCGTCGCCGCATCTCGCTGAGCCTCAAGCAGGCCAACGAGGACTACACCGAGGAGTTCGACCCCTCGAAGTACGGCATGGCCGACAGCTACGACGAGGCCGGCAACTACATCTTCCCGGAGGGTTTCGACTCCGAGACGAACGAGTGGCTCGAAGGCTTCGACAAGCAGCGTGAAGAGTGGGAGGCCCGGTACGCCGAGGCCGAGCGCCGTCACAAGATGCACACCATTCAGATGGAGAAGTCCGCCGCTGCCGCCGAGGCGGAGGCTGCTGCCGCGTCCTCGAACGGCTCTTCGCGGTCCGATGATTCGGCTTCGCAGGGTGGCTCGCTCGCCAATGACGAGCAGCTCGCCGCACTGCGCGAGAAGCTGGCTGGCAACGCCTAA
- the coaE gene encoding dephospho-CoA kinase, with protein sequence MLRIGLTGGIGAGKSTVSRTLAECGAFIVDSDVIAREVVEPGTPGLAALVEAFGESILRPDGALDRPALAAIAFQDDTHRATLNGIVHPLVGARRAELMAAAGEDAIVVEDIPLLTENSLAPFYHLVLVVHAEIETRVTRLVTHRGMDEQDARSRVAAQASDEQRRAIADVWLDNSGDTDALAQTVRDLWAVRLLPYEINLRTRQHVRADPVLAPADPTWPAQAQRIINRLAVACGSKALRIDHIGSTAVPGLDAKDVIDIQVTVESLEVADALAGSLADIGLPRLDRITGDNPHEGDGARWGKRFHASADPGRLAHVHLRVDGWPGQRYALIFRDWLRADPQVRGEYLEVKRLAERTAQEGPQDTAAYVEAKEPWFAQAYPRALAWADETGWTPATS encoded by the coding sequence ATGTTGAGGATCGGCCTGACCGGAGGAATTGGCGCGGGGAAGTCCACGGTGTCCCGGACGCTCGCGGAATGCGGTGCGTTCATCGTGGACAGCGATGTCATCGCGCGCGAGGTGGTCGAACCGGGAACTCCGGGTTTGGCAGCGCTCGTGGAGGCCTTCGGTGAATCGATCCTGCGGCCCGATGGTGCGTTGGATCGACCCGCATTGGCCGCAATCGCATTCCAGGATGACACGCACCGCGCCACGCTCAACGGGATCGTGCACCCGCTGGTCGGAGCCCGCCGAGCCGAACTGATGGCCGCCGCCGGTGAGGATGCCATTGTGGTGGAAGATATTCCGTTGCTCACCGAGAACTCATTGGCGCCCTTCTATCACCTGGTGCTGGTGGTGCATGCGGAGATCGAGACGCGCGTGACGCGGCTCGTCACGCATCGCGGCATGGATGAACAAGATGCCCGTTCCCGGGTGGCCGCGCAGGCCAGCGACGAGCAACGTCGTGCCATTGCCGATGTGTGGCTTGATAATTCAGGCGATACCGATGCGCTTGCTCAAACAGTCCGTGATCTGTGGGCCGTCCGGTTGCTGCCGTATGAGATCAATCTGCGGACTCGGCAGCACGTGCGTGCCGACCCGGTGCTGGCGCCCGCCGATCCCACCTGGCCCGCGCAGGCGCAACGCATCATCAATCGTCTTGCCGTGGCGTGCGGGTCCAAGGCTCTGCGGATCGACCACATCGGTTCCACCGCGGTACCGGGGCTCGACGCCAAGGACGTCATCGACATCCAGGTGACGGTTGAATCTCTGGAAGTAGCAGACGCTTTGGCGGGATCTCTGGCTGATATCGGGCTGCCGAGGCTGGACCGGATCACCGGCGATAACCCGCACGAGGGCGATGGCGCGCGCTGGGGTAAGCGTTTCCACGCATCCGCGGATCCGGGCCGACTCGCGCATGTGCACCTGCGTGTCGACGGTTGGCCGGGTCAGCGTTACGCGTTGATCTTCCGGGACTGGTTGCGCGCGGATCCGCAGGTACGTGGGGAGTATCTGGAGGTCAAGCGTCTTGCCGAGCGGACGGCGCAGGAGGGCCCGCAGGACACGGCCGCCTACGTCGAAGCCAAGGAACCGTGGTTCGCGCAGGCGTATCCGCGCGCACTGGCATGGGCCGACGAGACCGGCTGGACACCAGCGACAAGCTGA
- a CDS encoding TetR family transcriptional regulator, with product MAQLTFQRARTDEKKRQRAAAIVEAARSLAVESGVTSVTLTAVANRAGVHYSAVRRYFSSHKEVLLHLAAEGWTRWSDTVCSALAEPGTGSPARVAEALVHGLAADPLFCDLLANQHLHLEHEVDVERVAEVKQISNVAVMAIAESIEQALPEIGRKSSLDILVAAFSLAAMLWQVAHPPEGLDHDYKNEPGVPPDWNLDFEPALTRLLTATCVGIVAQAH from the coding sequence GTGGCGCAACTGACATTCCAACGCGCCCGCACGGACGAAAAGAAGCGTCAGCGGGCCGCGGCGATCGTGGAAGCCGCACGATCCCTGGCCGTGGAATCCGGTGTCACCTCGGTAACGCTGACCGCCGTCGCCAACCGCGCCGGAGTGCACTATTCGGCGGTTCGGCGCTATTTCAGCTCCCATAAGGAAGTGCTGCTGCACCTGGCTGCCGAAGGTTGGACTCGCTGGTCGGACACGGTGTGTTCGGCGCTGGCCGAACCCGGCACCGGCTCCCCTGCCCGCGTGGCCGAGGCTCTCGTGCACGGGCTCGCGGCGGATCCCCTGTTCTGCGACCTACTCGCGAACCAGCACCTGCATCTCGAACACGAGGTGGATGTGGAGCGCGTCGCGGAAGTCAAACAGATCAGCAATGTGGCGGTGATGGCGATCGCCGAATCCATCGAGCAAGCGCTCCCCGAGATCGGTCGCAAGAGTTCATTGGACATCCTGGTGGCGGCCTTCTCGTTGGCCGCGATGCTGTGGCAGGTCGCCCATCCACCGGAGGGCCTCGACCACGACTACAAGAACGAGCCCGGCGTCCCGCCGGACTGGAATCTTGACTTCGAGCCGGCCCTGACGAGGCTGTTGACGGCGACCTGCGTCGGCATCGTCGCGCAGGCGCACTGA